One window of Gymnogyps californianus isolate 813 chromosome 10, ASM1813914v2, whole genome shotgun sequence genomic DNA carries:
- the PDCD1 gene encoding programmed cell death protein 1, translating to MAPGASKTTWGSVEVALTSLCAILLCCSPMLAGCRRVTFFPAVLTLPAGDSATFFCNISMENDSGSEYSLNLYKETNHSQAQKIAEVSRNNPQMKTEKYLLTNHTPAFKIEILNLHQNDSGSYYCGLITFFEPDKVMESNRSHLVVTAAPEKVNATDEPAMEEGNPPDHIKAVLLGILLLAGAVVLLIFGYLTVTYRRGDVQKPPSENTPAEEKPPVVSVSTVDYGVLEFQCYQHTQVPPETRPVDQTEYATIIFPEEKPVTPERGKKHQDERTRQLQSQPC from the exons ATGGCTCCGGGTGCCTCGAAGACGACGTGGGGCAGCGTGGAGgtggccctgaccagcctctgtgccatcctgctctgctgcagccccatgCTGGCCGGCTGCCGCCGGG TGACCTTCTTCCCAGCAGTGTTAACTCTCCCTGCAGGCGACTCAGCCACCTTCTTCTGCAATATCTCCATGGAGAATGACTCTGGCTCGGAGTATAGCCTCAATTTGTACAAAGAGACCAACCACAGCCAAGCCCAAAAAATCGCTGAGGTCAGCCGGAACAACCCCCAGATGAAGACGGAGAAGTACCTGCTCACCAATCACACTCCTGCCTTCAAGATTGAGATCCTGAACCTTCACCAGAACGACTCGGGCTCCTACTACTGTGGGCTGATCACCTTCTTTGAACCCGATAAAGTGATGGAGAGCAACCGGTCCCACCTGGTGGTCACAG CAGCCCCTGAGAAGGTGAATGCCACCGACGAGCCCGCGATGGAGGAAGGCAACCCCCCAGACCACATCAAGGCCGTGCTCCTCGGcatcctgctgctggctggggcgGTTGTGTTGCTGATCTTTGGCTACCTCACCGTCACGTACAGGAGAGGAG ATGTGCAGAAACCACCAAGTGAAAACACGCCAGCG gaagagaagccCCCCGTGGTGTCTGTGTCCACTGTGGACTACGGCGTGCTGGAGTTTCAGTGTTACCAGCACACCCAAGTGCCCCCCGAGACCCGGCCAGTCGACCAGACCGAATACGCCACCATCATCTTCCCAGAGGAGAAACCCGTCACACCGGAGCGGGGGAAGAAACACCAGGACGAGAGGACTCGGCAGCTGCAGTCGCAGCCCTGCTGA
- the DYNLT2B gene encoding dynein light chain Tctex-type protein 2B — translation MGELGPDDGAGNTYSLRPGLQRRFKSSTVKECIHAILKEKLANVRYIPEEMPQLTKSLSETIKDRLKEEGFDRYKMVVQVVIGEQRGEGVNMAARCFWDADTDSYAHDVFMNDSLFCVVAAFGCFYY, via the exons ATGGGCGAGCTGGGCCCGGACGATGGGGCCGGGAACACGTACAGCCTGCGGCCCGGCCTCCAGCGCCG ATTTAAGTCGTCCACAGTAAAAGAATGCATCCATGCGATACTGAAGGAGAAGCTGGCCAACGTACGGTACATCCCAGAAGAAATGCCTCAGCTTACAAAGTCTTTATCAGAGACAATAAAAGACAGACTGAAAG agGAGGGATTTGACAGGTACAAAATGGTGGTGCAAGTGGTGAttggagagcagagaggagaaggagtGAA TATGGCTGCGCGATGTTTCTGGGATGCTGACACTGACAGCTATGCTCACGATGTGTTCATGAAT gaCAGCCTGTTTTGTGTGGTAGCTGCGTTTGGCTGCTTCTACTATTGA